In one Desulfoferula mesophila genomic region, the following are encoded:
- the gabT gene encoding 4-aminobutyrate--2-oxoglutarate transaminase → MTQQDMQQLAERRAQAVAQGVSNANSYFADKAQGAEVWSLDGKRYLDFAGGIGVMNVGHSNPKVVAAIQEQAARFTHVCFNVLMYEGYIKLAEKLNQLTPGDFPKKTIFVNTGAETVENAVKMARSYTKRQGVIVFDDAFHGRTLLTMTMTSKVKPYKFGFGPFAPEVYRLPFAYCYRCSYGLSYPSCGLRCAHALEDFFLKEVAAENTACIVAEPVQGEGGFIVPPKEYFGVIRQICDKHGIVMVADEVQTGLCRTGKLYAMEHFGVAADLMTTAKSLGGGLPLGALVGKAEIMDAPHVGGLGGTYGGNPVSCAAALAVLEVVEEENLCAKAQRVGELARGRFEAMAEKYPLIGEVRGLGAMLALELVRDPKTKEPAGDEAKKLVDYCHQNGLLALNCGRYGNIIRTLMPLVISDDQLDEGLGIIEKGLALVSGK, encoded by the coding sequence ATGACACAACAAGACATGCAGCAGCTAGCCGAGCGGAGGGCCCAGGCGGTCGCCCAGGGCGTCTCCAATGCCAACTCGTATTTCGCCGACAAGGCCCAGGGCGCCGAAGTCTGGAGCCTGGACGGCAAGCGCTATCTGGATTTCGCCGGCGGCATCGGGGTGATGAACGTGGGTCACTCCAACCCCAAGGTGGTGGCCGCCATCCAGGAGCAGGCCGCCCGCTTCACCCACGTGTGTTTCAACGTGCTCATGTACGAGGGCTACATCAAGCTGGCCGAAAAGCTCAACCAGCTCACCCCCGGCGACTTCCCCAAGAAGACCATCTTCGTCAACACCGGGGCCGAGACGGTGGAGAACGCGGTCAAGATGGCCCGTTCCTACACCAAGCGCCAGGGCGTGATCGTCTTTGACGACGCCTTCCACGGCCGCACCTTGCTCACCATGACCATGACCAGCAAGGTCAAGCCCTACAAGTTCGGCTTCGGGCCCTTCGCGCCCGAGGTCTACCGCCTTCCCTTTGCCTATTGCTACCGCTGCTCCTACGGCCTGAGCTACCCCTCCTGCGGGCTGCGCTGCGCCCACGCCCTGGAGGACTTCTTCCTCAAGGAGGTGGCCGCCGAGAACACCGCCTGCATCGTGGCCGAGCCGGTGCAGGGCGAGGGCGGCTTCATCGTGCCGCCCAAGGAGTACTTCGGCGTCATCCGCCAGATCTGCGACAAGCACGGCATCGTCATGGTGGCCGACGAGGTGCAGACCGGCCTGTGCCGCACCGGCAAGCTCTACGCCATGGAGCACTTCGGGGTGGCCGCCGACCTCATGACCACCGCCAAGTCCCTGGGCGGCGGCCTGCCCCTGGGCGCCCTGGTGGGCAAGGCCGAAATAATGGACGCGCCCCATGTGGGCGGCTTGGGCGGCACCTACGGCGGCAACCCGGTTTCCTGCGCCGCGGCCCTGGCCGTCTTGGAAGTGGTGGAGGAAGAAAACCTGTGCGCCAAGGCCCAGCGGGTGGGCGAGCTGGCCCGGGGACGCTTTGAGGCCATGGCCGAGAAGTACCCCCTGATCGGCGAGGTGCGCGGCCTGGGGGCCATGCTGGCCCTGGAGCTGGTGCGCGATCCCAAGACCAAGGAGCCCGCCGGCGACGAGGCCAAGAAGCTGGTGGACTACTGCCACCAGAACGGCCTGCTGGCCCTTAACTGCGGCCGCTACGGCAACATCATCCGCACCCTCATGCCCCTGGTCATCAGCGACGACCAGCTGGACGAGGGTCTGGGCATCATCGAAAAGGGCCTGGCCCTGGTAAGCGGCAAGTAA
- a CDS encoding FmdB family zinc ribbon protein — protein sequence MPIFEISCAACGYSGELLLMNSADPLSCPQCGGSEVQKMMSAPSSLTGSQKQAFPGQGDHGCCGSTPGHAGCAGPGSCCGKA from the coding sequence ATGCCCATCTTCGAGATCAGTTGCGCCGCCTGCGGCTACAGCGGGGAGCTGTTGCTCATGAACAGCGCGGACCCCCTCAGCTGTCCCCAGTGCGGGGGGAGCGAGGTGCAAAAGATGATGTCCGCGCCCAGTTCCCTAACCGGCAGCCAAAAGCAGGCCTTCCCCGGCCAAGGCGACCACGGCTGTTGCGGCTCCACCCCCGGCCACGCCGGGTGCGCCGGACCGGGCTCTTGCTGCGGCAAGGCCTGA
- a CDS encoding iron-sulfur cluster assembly scaffold protein, with protein MSTHDNPLPGQVDQKFLAHAQLPRNLGVLSDATGQATEVGQCGDSVDVFIKVEGDTITKMKANPHGCLYTVVCASALGDLVQGRSLEQALQLEPEDVEKELGGLPEDHKHCARLAVNTLGEAIADHYRRKGVRT; from the coding sequence GTGTCCACACATGACAACCCCTTGCCCGGTCAGGTTGATCAAAAATTCCTGGCCCACGCCCAGTTGCCCCGCAACCTGGGGGTGTTGAGCGACGCCACCGGGCAGGCCACCGAAGTGGGTCAGTGCGGGGATTCGGTGGACGTGTTCATCAAGGTGGAGGGGGACACCATCACCAAAATGAAGGCCAACCCCCATGGCTGCCTCTATACGGTGGTGTGCGCCAGCGCTTTGGGCGATCTGGTCCAGGGCCGCAGCTTGGAACAAGCCCTGCAACTGGAGCCCGAGGACGTGGAAAAGGAGCTGGGCGGCCTGCCCGAGGACCACAAGCATTGCGCCCGCTTGGCGGTGAATACCCTGGGCGAGGCCATCGCCGACCACTACCGCCGCAAGGGCGTCAGGACATAA
- a CDS encoding NifB/NifX family molybdenum-iron cluster-binding protein translates to MTGLVALPSNAPGGMDAGLGAHFGHCDLYTLVEVEDGQIKSSKVVPNVPHQQGGCMAPVQYLAGQGVKMLIAGGMGMRPLMGFNQVGIDVYFGGNATTVNEAVQALLQGSLPRFTQQFTCGGGGQ, encoded by the coding sequence ATGACTGGATTAGTAGCTCTACCTTCCAACGCTCCCGGCGGCATGGACGCCGGACTGGGCGCCCACTTCGGCCACTGCGACCTTTACACCTTGGTGGAAGTTGAAGACGGCCAGATCAAAAGCAGCAAGGTGGTGCCCAACGTGCCCCACCAGCAGGGCGGCTGCATGGCTCCGGTGCAATACCTGGCCGGGCAAGGCGTCAAAATGCTCATCGCCGGGGGCATGGGCATGCGTCCCTTGATGGGCTTCAACCAGGTGGGCATCGACGTCTACTTCGGCGGCAACGCCACCACGGTCAACGAAGCTGTGCAGGCCCTGTTGCAGGGTTCCCTGCCGCGCTTCACCCAGCAGTTCACCTGCGGCGGCGGCGGGCAGTAG
- a CDS encoding ATP-binding protein, whose protein sequence is MPEILIISGKGGTGKTSITGALAHLAKNKIICDLDVDAPDLHLLLAPQAIQVHDFYSGNEAIIDPELCTYCGLCQEKCRFEAIIEDGEAYRVDPLKCEGCKLCVSLCPAEAIAFPQRHCGTWQVSDTRMGPMVHAQLFPGQENSGRLVALLRQHARELAQEKGYELILSDGPPGIGCPVISSMSGTDLAVLVTEPTPSGRHDLERVLELCRHFKVPAGVIINKCDINAEQSRSLADYCAREGLELFAELPFDPAMVQAMVRGQVITEYQKDGLAGELARAWEKIMQTAERKKAA, encoded by the coding sequence ATGCCTGAAATACTCATCATCAGCGGCAAGGGCGGCACTGGCAAGACCTCCATAACCGGGGCCCTGGCCCATCTGGCCAAAAACAAAATCATCTGCGACCTGGACGTGGACGCCCCGGACCTGCATCTTCTGCTCGCGCCCCAGGCGATTCAGGTCCACGATTTTTACTCGGGCAACGAGGCGATCATCGATCCGGAGTTGTGCACCTACTGCGGCCTTTGCCAGGAGAAATGCCGTTTCGAGGCCATAATCGAAGACGGCGAGGCCTATCGGGTGGACCCCCTGAAGTGCGAGGGCTGCAAGCTCTGCGTCAGCCTGTGCCCGGCCGAGGCCATCGCCTTTCCCCAGCGTCACTGTGGCACCTGGCAGGTGTCAGACACCCGCATGGGGCCCATGGTGCACGCCCAACTCTTTCCAGGCCAGGAGAACTCGGGCCGCCTGGTGGCCCTGCTGAGGCAGCACGCCCGCGAGCTGGCCCAGGAAAAGGGCTACGAGCTGATCCTCAGCGACGGCCCTCCGGGCATCGGCTGCCCGGTGATCAGCTCCATGTCGGGTACCGACCTGGCGGTGCTGGTCACCGAGCCCACCCCCTCGGGCCGCCACGACCTGGAGAGGGTGTTGGAGCTTTGCCGCCACTTCAAGGTTCCGGCGGGGGTGATCATCAACAAGTGCGACATCAACGCCGAGCAGAGCCGGTCCCTGGCCGACTATTGCGCCCGCGAGGGCCTGGAGCTGTTCGCCGAGCTGCCCTTTGATCCGGCCATGGTGCAGGCCATGGTGCGGGGTCAGGTCATCACCGAATACCAGAAAGACGGCCTGGCCGGGGAACTGGCCCGGGCCTGGGAAAAAATAATGCAAACGGCCGAGCGTAAAAAGGCGGCCTGA
- a CDS encoding ATP-binding protein produces MILAVASGKGGTGKTTVSASLASVWPTPVIAVDLDVEEPNLHLFLRPEIQGSEKAYMEVPLADEDKCTACGACSDICQFKAISLLGDVLITFPEMCHGCGACLEVCPAGALTPDRRELGEVSWGQAGKMGFFMGRLRVGEAMSPPLMRFVRAKAAKLATASAADMIVDCPPGVSCPAVNAVMDADVILLVTEPTPFGLYDFRLAHEAFAPMNKPMAAVINRAGLGDDEVQRYCRRHDLPILAEIPYDREVAQAYSQGQIVAQATPALKVAFEDLAAQVRCVGPNSPCEAAHA; encoded by the coding sequence ATGATACTGGCCGTGGCCAGCGGCAAGGGAGGCACCGGCAAGACCACCGTCTCCGCCTCCCTGGCCTCGGTGTGGCCCACTCCGGTGATTGCCGTGGACCTGGACGTGGAGGAGCCCAACCTCCATCTGTTCCTGCGCCCTGAGATTCAGGGAAGCGAAAAGGCCTACATGGAGGTTCCCTTGGCCGACGAGGACAAGTGCACCGCCTGCGGGGCCTGCTCGGACATCTGCCAGTTCAAGGCCATCAGCCTCCTGGGCGATGTGCTGATCACTTTCCCGGAGATGTGCCACGGTTGCGGGGCCTGTCTGGAGGTATGCCCCGCCGGGGCCCTGACCCCGGATCGCCGGGAGTTGGGCGAGGTTAGCTGGGGCCAGGCCGGAAAGATGGGCTTTTTCATGGGTCGCCTCAGGGTGGGCGAGGCCATGAGCCCGCCCCTGATGCGCTTTGTGCGGGCCAAGGCGGCAAAGCTTGCCACGGCCAGCGCAGCCGACATGATCGTGGACTGCCCGCCGGGGGTAAGCTGCCCGGCGGTGAACGCGGTGATGGACGCCGACGTGATCCTCCTGGTCACCGAGCCCACCCCCTTCGGGCTCTATGACTTCCGCCTGGCCCACGAGGCCTTCGCCCCCATGAACAAGCCCATGGCCGCGGTGATCAACCGGGCCGGGCTGGGCGACGATGAGGTGCAGCGCTACTGCCGCAGGCACGATCTGCCCATCCTGGCCGAGATACCCTATGACCGCGAGGTGGCCCAGGCCTATTCTCAAGGACAGATAGTGGCCCAGGCCACCCCGGCCCTCAAAGTGGCCTTCGAGGACCTGGCCGCCCAGGTCCGGTGCGTGGGCCCCAATTCACCCTGCGAGGCGGCTCATGCCTGA
- a CDS encoding DUF134 domain-containing protein → MPRPRKCRWVQNKPPIAYFKPRGVPMRELTEVNLTVEGAEALRLADLESLSHQAAAERMKVSRHTFGRVLAEARRVVAEAVVLGRALRIDGGDYAVRSRKGQPSSKPDRNDLPAKELENDMNKIAISSEGPTLDDLLDPRFGRAGGFVIYDPETKKIEYLNNGTAQSMGQGAGIQAAETVAKAGARVLLTGYVGPKAFQALAAAGVKVGQDLEGLTVGQAIERYESGQVEIADGPNREQGGRA, encoded by the coding sequence GTGCCAAGACCCCGTAAATGCCGCTGGGTGCAAAACAAGCCCCCCATCGCCTATTTCAAGCCCCGGGGAGTTCCCATGCGCGAGCTTACCGAGGTGAACCTCACCGTGGAAGGAGCCGAAGCCCTGCGCCTGGCCGACCTGGAAAGCCTTAGCCACCAGGCAGCGGCGGAGCGTATGAAAGTTTCGCGCCACACCTTCGGCCGGGTGTTGGCCGAGGCCCGCCGGGTGGTGGCCGAGGCGGTGGTTCTGGGGCGGGCCTTGCGCATCGACGGAGGTGACTACGCCGTACGCTCGCGCAAAGGCCAGCCATCTTCCAAGCCGGATCGGAATGATTTACCGGCAAAAGAATTGGAGAACGATATGAACAAGATCGCCATTAGCAGCGAAGGACCGACCTTGGACGACCTGCTGGACCCTCGTTTTGGGCGAGCAGGCGGTTTCGTGATCTACGACCCCGAAACCAAGAAGATCGAATACCTGAACAACGGCACAGCCCAGAGCATGGGCCAGGGCGCCGGCATCCAGGCAGCCGAGACGGTGGCCAAGGCAGGGGCCAGGGTGCTACTCACCGGTTACGTGGGCCCCAAGGCCTTCCAAGCCCTGGCGGCGGCGGGAGTAAAGGTGGGCCAGGACCTGGAAGGGCTCACCGTTGGCCAAGCCATCGAGCGATATGAGAGCGGCCAGGTGGAGATCGCCGACGGCCCCAACCGCGAGCAAGGGGGCCGCGCATGA
- a CDS encoding DUF134 domain-containing protein, whose translation MPRHKKHRMVRAIPPVSFFRPQGVPVHDLKGVVIPLEGLEALRLADAEGLDQKSAAARMGVSTATFCRILGGARFAVARALCNGWSIRIEGGVYQIRPPHPGKGG comes from the coding sequence ATGCCCCGCCACAAAAAACACCGCATGGTCAGGGCCATCCCGCCGGTGTCCTTTTTCCGGCCCCAGGGGGTTCCGGTGCACGACCTCAAGGGAGTGGTCATCCCCCTGGAGGGTCTGGAGGCCCTGCGCCTGGCTGACGCCGAGGGATTGGACCAAAAATCGGCGGCGGCAAGAATGGGGGTCTCAACCGCTACGTTTTGCCGCATTTTGGGGGGAGCGCGCTTCGCGGTTGCGCGCGCCCTCTGCAACGGCTGGTCCATACGCATAGAGGGGGGAGTGTACCAGATAAGGCCGCCCCATCCGGGCAAGGGAGGTTAA
- a CDS encoding methylenetetrahydrofolate reductase encodes MAFADKLKTKSFVYLAEMETPKGVDLATFADNGRHLKGRVDAVLVPDLSHAVMRLAALAGAKVLADLGLDVIVQFSCRDRNRLALQGDLLAAHVLGLGNVMATAGEPIEHGDQPGAKAVNDLTPAEFLEAATSLSGGQDLGGRQLLGKPQFCLGASVASFQDAAGAKAAVDKGASFIIAPPVFDLEAFAPLAAELKGSGATLIASVLLLKSVGMARYLNQNVPGVNISEETIKRIRSASDRPAECVKIAAETVQGLKSLCGGALLITAGWEDRLPQILDLATQ; translated from the coding sequence ATGGCTTTCGCAGACAAGTTGAAGACCAAGAGTTTCGTGTACTTGGCCGAAATGGAAACGCCCAAGGGCGTGGATTTGGCCACCTTCGCGGATAACGGTCGCCACCTCAAGGGTCGGGTGGACGCCGTGCTGGTGCCAGACCTGAGCCACGCGGTGATGCGTCTGGCCGCGTTGGCCGGGGCCAAGGTGCTAGCGGACCTGGGCCTGGACGTGATCGTGCAGTTCTCCTGTCGCGACCGCAACCGCCTGGCCCTGCAGGGCGATCTTTTGGCCGCCCACGTGTTGGGCCTGGGCAACGTGATGGCCACGGCCGGCGAACCCATCGAGCACGGCGACCAACCTGGGGCCAAGGCGGTCAATGACCTCACTCCCGCCGAGTTCCTGGAAGCGGCCACCAGCCTGTCCGGCGGACAGGATCTGGGAGGCCGCCAACTGCTGGGCAAGCCCCAGTTCTGTCTGGGCGCCTCGGTGGCTTCGTTCCAGGACGCCGCGGGGGCCAAGGCCGCGGTGGACAAGGGCGCTTCCTTCATTATCGCTCCGCCGGTTTTCGACCTGGAGGCGTTCGCACCCTTGGCCGCCGAGCTCAAGGGCTCGGGAGCCACGCTCATCGCCAGCGTTCTGCTGCTCAAATCGGTGGGCATGGCCCGCTATCTCAATCAAAACGTACCCGGCGTGAACATCAGCGAAGAGACCATCAAGCGCATCCGTTCGGCCAGCGACCGGCCGGCCGAATGCGTCAAGATAGCCGCCGAGACCGTGCAAGGACTCAAGAGCCTTTGCGGGGGGGCGCTGTTGATCACTGCGGGTTGGGAAGACCGCCTGCCCCAGATTCTCGACCTAGCAACCCAGTAA
- a CDS encoding FAD-dependent oxidoreductase, with amino-acid sequence MNQENSQRTSNSVLVLGGGIAGIKASYDLAEAGRQVYLLEKKPALGGFLPLLDRQFPTNDCNICYLSPDADKAGGARTVQTMPLTKLVSLEGQAGDFKAQVFTSPRYINVDRCNACGACLAACPQGAISFTPGLDTNSPTCLRYPQATPQAFAIDMSKCDRCGECIKVCVPEAIDLDQKEVEQTLEVGSVVLASGGELWDPAPMDEWYGHGRFPDVLTSLEFEQLMSSAGPTGGKFQRPSDGRHPKRIGWIQCAGSRTTKEGGNPYCSSICCMISMKEAIWAKEHFEHELEATVFFMDMRPMGKDYELYYQRAKSELGVNFVRCRPHTVDHNEETGDLRMTYVDDHGTLGEVDLDMVVLGVGFCAASDATEQAAALGIELDPYRFAKAEDFAPVSTSRPGVYACGMALGPQDIPGSLTQASAAGCLASSDLVAPRAMRREEDLPREKDFSKQEPRIGVFFVDWGRVVQEVVESQKVQDAASKMDGVVHVENLELSYGQDGLATLEKAIATHDINRVVVAGYSPRTHGRIFAEAIRKAGLNRAYLEMANIREQDALVHRGDQAAATNKAITLVRTAVAGVRHAKPTPSLSLPFNPDALVVGGGVAGMSAALGLAGQGGKVYLVERSRELGGLASELARTLDGRPLAPELAEMIARVKDNPNIEILTDTLVVDHKGQVGAFVTGVQTGPGMFYRQINHGVTILATGARRYEPSEYLYGQDSRIMTQLEMEKLLASGKAGESLGTVVMIQCVGSRNETNPTCGRICCRSAVKNALWIKEQNPEAQVFVLYRDMRMPFDSEDQYRKARELGVLFVRYSPEEPPQVGKDGETLEVIFKDHILDRRLSVEPSALVLSTPQIAADEDTEELCEIFRLQQGPGGFLLEDHPKVRPIDTPAPGVFAAGSVLCPASLAEARTQGLAAAGRALTLVSQKSLVLDTPVAKVNGDRCAACLICVRTCPYGIPYINADGYSEIDPAQCLGCGVCAAECPAQAIQLPGYEDDRMLSRTEALLEGVM; translated from the coding sequence ATGAACCAAGAAAACAGCCAGCGTACGAGCAACTCGGTGCTGGTTCTAGGCGGCGGCATCGCCGGCATCAAGGCCTCCTATGACCTTGCCGAGGCAGGGAGGCAAGTCTATCTGTTGGAGAAAAAGCCCGCCTTGGGCGGCTTCCTACCGCTGTTGGACCGGCAATTTCCCACCAACGATTGCAACATCTGCTACCTGTCCCCCGACGCCGACAAGGCGGGCGGCGCCCGCACCGTGCAGACCATGCCCCTGACCAAGTTGGTGAGCCTTGAGGGTCAGGCCGGCGACTTCAAGGCCCAGGTGTTCACCAGCCCCCGATACATCAACGTGGACCGCTGCAACGCCTGCGGAGCCTGTTTGGCCGCCTGCCCCCAAGGGGCCATCAGCTTCACTCCCGGCCTGGACACCAACTCCCCCACCTGCCTGCGCTATCCCCAGGCCACGCCCCAAGCCTTTGCCATCGACATGAGCAAGTGCGACCGCTGCGGCGAGTGCATCAAGGTTTGCGTGCCCGAGGCCATCGACCTGGACCAAAAAGAGGTCGAGCAGACCCTGGAAGTGGGTTCGGTGGTGCTGGCCAGCGGCGGCGAGCTTTGGGACCCGGCCCCCATGGACGAATGGTACGGTCACGGCCGCTTCCCGGACGTGCTCACCAGCCTGGAGTTCGAGCAGCTCATGAGCTCCGCCGGCCCCACCGGCGGCAAGTTCCAGCGACCCAGCGACGGCCGCCATCCCAAGCGCATCGGCTGGATCCAGTGCGCGGGCAGCCGCACCACCAAGGAGGGCGGCAACCCCTACTGCTCCTCCATCTGCTGCATGATCTCCATGAAGGAGGCCATCTGGGCCAAGGAGCACTTCGAGCATGAGCTGGAGGCCACGGTCTTTTTCATGGACATGCGGCCCATGGGCAAGGACTACGAGCTCTACTACCAGCGCGCCAAGAGCGAGCTGGGAGTCAACTTCGTGCGCTGCCGCCCCCACACGGTGGACCACAACGAAGAGACCGGCGACCTCAGGATGACCTATGTGGACGACCACGGGACCCTGGGCGAGGTGGATTTGGACATGGTGGTCCTGGGGGTGGGCTTCTGCGCCGCCAGCGACGCCACCGAGCAGGCGGCGGCCCTGGGCATCGAGCTGGACCCCTACCGCTTCGCCAAGGCCGAGGACTTCGCCCCGGTGAGCACCAGCCGCCCCGGCGTGTACGCCTGCGGCATGGCCCTGGGGCCCCAGGACATCCCCGGATCGCTGACCCAGGCTTCGGCCGCCGGCTGTCTGGCCAGTTCCGATCTGGTCGCGCCGCGGGCCATGCGCCGGGAAGAAGATCTGCCCAGGGAAAAGGACTTCAGCAAGCAAGAGCCGCGCATCGGAGTGTTTTTCGTGGACTGGGGCCGGGTGGTCCAAGAGGTGGTGGAATCCCAGAAGGTACAGGACGCCGCCTCCAAGATGGACGGCGTGGTCCACGTGGAAAACCTGGAGCTTTCCTACGGTCAGGACGGCCTGGCCACCTTGGAAAAGGCCATCGCCACCCACGACATCAACCGGGTGGTGGTGGCGGGATACAGCCCCCGCACCCACGGCCGCATCTTTGCCGAGGCCATTCGCAAGGCCGGGCTCAACCGGGCCTATCTGGAGATGGCCAACATCCGCGAGCAGGACGCCCTGGTGCACCGCGGCGACCAGGCCGCGGCCACCAACAAGGCCATCACCTTGGTGCGCACCGCGGTGGCCGGAGTGCGCCATGCCAAGCCGACTCCCAGCCTGAGCTTGCCCTTCAACCCCGACGCCCTGGTGGTGGGCGGCGGCGTGGCCGGCATGAGCGCCGCCCTGGGCCTGGCCGGACAAGGCGGCAAGGTCTACCTGGTGGAGCGTAGCCGCGAGTTGGGCGGCCTGGCCAGCGAGCTGGCCCGCACCCTGGACGGCCGTCCGCTGGCCCCGGAGCTGGCCGAAATGATCGCCCGGGTCAAGGACAACCCCAACATCGAGATACTCACCGACACCCTGGTGGTGGACCACAAGGGCCAGGTGGGCGCCTTTGTCACCGGCGTGCAAACCGGTCCGGGCATGTTCTATCGCCAGATCAACCACGGCGTGACCATCCTGGCCACCGGCGCCCGGCGCTACGAACCCAGCGAATACCTCTACGGCCAAGACTCCAGGATCATGACCCAGCTGGAGATGGAAAAGCTCCTGGCCTCCGGCAAGGCCGGCGAGTCCCTGGGCACCGTGGTGATGATCCAGTGCGTGGGCAGCCGCAACGAAACCAACCCCACCTGCGGGCGCATTTGTTGCCGCAGCGCGGTGAAGAACGCCCTGTGGATCAAGGAGCAAAATCCCGAGGCCCAGGTGTTCGTGCTCTACCGCGACATGCGCATGCCCTTCGACTCCGAAGACCAGTACCGCAAGGCCCGCGAACTGGGAGTGCTTTTCGTGCGCTACAGCCCCGAGGAGCCGCCCCAGGTGGGCAAGGACGGCGAGACCCTGGAGGTGATCTTCAAGGACCACATCCTGGACCGCCGGCTGTCCGTGGAGCCCAGCGCCCTGGTGCTCTCCACGCCGCAGATCGCCGCCGACGAGGACACCGAGGAGCTTTGCGAGATATTCCGCCTGCAACAGGGCCCCGGTGGGTTCCTGCTGGAGGATCACCCCAAGGTGCGGCCCATAGACACCCCGGCTCCGGGCGTGTTCGCGGCCGGTTCGGTGTTGTGCCCGGCCTCGCTGGCCGAGGCCCGCACCCAGGGCCTGGCCGCCGCCGGGCGCGCCCTGACCCTGGTTTCCCAGAAGAGCCTGGTCTTGGACACCCCGGTGGCCAAGGTCAACGGCGACCGCTGCGCGGCGTGTCTGATATGCGTGCGTACTTGTCCTTATGGTATTCCCTACATCAACGCCGATGGCTACTCGGAGATAGACCCGGCCCAGTGCCTGGGCTGCGGGGTCTGCGCCGCCGAGTGTCCGGCCCAGGCCATTCAACTGCCGGGCTATGAGGATGACCGCATGCTCAGCCGCACCGAGGCTCTGCTGGAAGGGGTAATGTAA
- a CDS encoding hydrogenase iron-sulfur subunit has protein sequence MSNFEPVVVVFACDYCAYTAADVAGRMNLSYPSGVRILRVPCTGKVEQLYIMQALQKGADGVLVAGCLVGDCHFKNGNLRAAARVKRVQSLLDDIGIGGERVAMVNVSAGQGAKFAEIATEFSQKIGEMGPNPIKQGAKAAA, from the coding sequence ATGAGTAATTTCGAACCGGTTGTGGTGGTGTTCGCCTGTGACTACTGCGCCTATACCGCCGCCGACGTGGCCGGCCGCATGAACCTGAGCTACCCCTCCGGGGTGAGGATTCTTCGGGTGCCCTGCACCGGTAAGGTGGAGCAGCTTTACATCATGCAGGCCCTGCAAAAGGGGGCCGACGGCGTGTTGGTGGCCGGTTGCCTGGTGGGAGACTGCCACTTTAAAAACGGCAACCTCAGGGCCGCGGCCCGGGTGAAAAGGGTGCAGTCGTTGCTGGACGACATCGGTATCGGCGGCGAGCGGGTGGCCATGGTCAACGTGAGCGCGGGCCAGGGGGCCAAATTCGCGGAAATCGCCACCGAGTTCAGCCAGAAGATTGGTGAAATGGGGCCCAATCCCATTAAGCAAGGGGCCAAGGCGGCCGCCTGA